The DNA sequence GGACCTTGAGGTGCTCTACGAGCCGGTATCAAAAACCGTGATAATCAGGAACTGCGACTACTATGGCTGGGTTAAGAGCATAGCCCCTTGCAGCGGTCTCAGACTTCTTCGAGGAGTATCACTCAGAGCATCGCCGCTACTCTGTCCACGGTTCAGCCCTTGACAGGAAGGGGGATGGTCTGCCATCATCGGCCCACCCGGGACAGGGAAGACGACCCTCACCTACGGCCTCCTCCTTGATAGGGACTACAGCTACATATCAGATGACTGGTTCTTCACCCGCCTCTTTGAGAACGGCGTCCTGGTATACGCCTCAGAAAAGAACTCCTACATAAGGGATGACATCGGGGATGTCTGGGGTGAGTACTCGGATATCATAAGATCTGTTAAACTTGACAGCATGGGGAGGGGCGTCGCAGATGTGGGCATGCTCTTCAGGGACAGGATAAGGGACTCCACCACCCTCAAAAGGGTCGTGCTCCTTGAGAGAAACCCTGCAAACCCTCCACTCAGGAGGCTGAATGCCAGGGAGGGCCTGGAGTACATGGCCGGAAACGACTTCTGCAACCCCCACCAGCTCATACGGGATGAAAGGAAAACAGGACTCAGGAGGGACTTCTTCATGGAACTCTTCAGCAGGGTGGATCTGTACATCCTCAACACCATCGAAACACCCAGGGAGAGCCTTGAAAGGCTCAGAAGCCTTGAACATAGTGGGGAGGTTAAGCAATGAAGGTCAGAGCATTCCTTGCAGTTGACCTCGATGAGGGACTGCGGGACCATGTATCCAGGATACAGGATACCCTCAAATCTGCGGATGCCCAGGTCAAATTCGTTGAACCAGAGAACCTGCACTTCACCCTCAAGTTCTTCGGTGATGTTGGTGAGGGTAAGCTCAGGAGGATAGAGAATGTGGTGAGGGACACCCTCCGAGGCTATGAGCCCTTTGAAATCAGCATAAGGGGGGCTGGTGTCTTCCCGAACCCCAGATACATACGTGTGGTCTGGCTAGGAGTTGAAAACCCTGAAACCTTCTCAGATCTTCAGAGGAGCCTTGACATGGAATTCGTGAAGATGGGGTTCCGTCCTGAGAGGGACTACGTACCCCACCTCACAGTAGGGAGGGTTAAGGGACCGAGGAACAGGGATAAACTCGCTGAGCTCATAGGGGAACTTCAGAACGTTGAGGTCGGATCAATGAGGGTCAGTGAGGTGTCCCTCAAGAGGAGTGAACTCACACCTGCAGGGCCAATCTACACTGATATGGAGGTCTTCAGACTTTGAGGTTCTGATCCGACCCCATGAGTGGCAGAAAATTTTTTGATTCATGGCCCCCTATATGGATAGCTGGTGCACTCTCACTCCGGTTCCTATCCTGGATTAGTTTATCTGCAGTTTACTTCAATTCTTCATGGTGATGATTTATGACCACAGACTACAGCAACATACTCAAAACCATAAAACCCGACGGTGATGAATACCGGAGGGTCATGGAACTATCAGACAGTCTCGTTGAGTGCCTGAATGGACTCGCAGAGGAACAGGGAATAGACGCCGAGGCCGTCCTCGTGGGTTCAGTTGCCAAGGGGACCTGGCTTTCAGGTGCTGCAGACATTGACATATTCATACACTTTCCCCTCACGACCCCAGAGGATGAACTCAAGGAGAGTGGCCTCAGACTCGGCTATGGATGCATAGAGAGGTTCGGTGGTGA is a window from the Methanothermobacter thermautotrophicus str. Delta H genome containing:
- the thpR gene encoding RNA 2',3'-cyclic phosphodiesterase — translated: MKVRAFLAVDLDEGLRDHVSRIQDTLKSADAQVKFVEPENLHFTLKFFGDVGEGKLRRIENVVRDTLRGYEPFEISIRGAGVFPNPRYIRVVWLGVENPETFSDLQRSLDMEFVKMGFRPERDYVPHLTVGRVKGPRNRDKLAELIGELQNVEVGSMRVSEVSLKRSELTPAGPIYTDMEVFRL